In the genome of Cryptomeria japonica chromosome 8, Sugi_1.0, whole genome shotgun sequence, one region contains:
- the LOC131054842 gene encoding uncharacterized protein LOC131054842: MRKEDTVKLISAEGFEFIIDRKAALVSNTLKNMLTSTGGFTETTLGEVRFPEISTPVLEKVCQYFYWSLQFASGKETEFHIEPEITLELMMAANYLHT, translated from the exons ATGAGGAAGGAGGACACAGTGAAACTCATCAGTGCGGAGGGTTTCGAATTTATCATTGATAGGAAGGCAGCTCTCGTCTCCAACACCCTTAAGAATATGCTCACTTCTACAG GGGGTTTTACAGAGACAACACTTGGAGAAGTGAGGTTTCCAGAAATAAGTACTCCAGTTCTGGAAAAAGTTTGTCAGTACTTTTATTGGTCATTGCAATTTGCCAG TGGGAAGGAAACTGAATTCCATATAGAACCCGAAATTACTTTGGAGTTGATGATGGCAGCGAACTACCTTCATACTTGA